The genomic interval gaAGGTCGGTCTGATCAACCGAATCacagattaggtaggtatctacttattagaaatatttaaaaattggaCAAGGTACCTGCGTGTTATTAATCACATACCTACATGGATACCCAACAGTTTTAGGATGCAGTTTACGCAggtgaagtcacgggcatttgCTAGTAGATAAGTTGTAAAAATAATGAGCATAGAAAGTAGCGGTCGATGCCATTCTGATTGGGATTATAGCTTTATGAGGtagttttagaaattaaaagaaaCCGGTACTTACAAAGAACACCACCAAAGTTTGTGACTTTTTCTAGCGGATCGTAGAAAACTTGGATCCTACTTATTGTTTTTTTACAATGCTcgacatttttgtaaaaaatctaTTAGAATTTTTTTGCGATACTGCCGCGCCGATAAAATTGCAAACCTGTCtaattatttttgaaagaaCATAAAATTATGGTATTCATAGTCGACAAATTGGTACGGTCAACATATTATTAACATTgcatttattcattttaaactCGTTAATTAACCAGAGTATCATAGAATCCATTTTAAAAGCTTTACTAAAGCAAtatcctacctacttataacgaAAACTGATTATGATATAttttgtacttaattattaaatttatttttcaactatacttttataattttactgcCGGAGTAAgaaaatgtttataaaaatatattgtatttacCTGTTATACTTAGGTAAAGTGTTACGCTTAATGTCTAAATCTAATGAGCTAAAGCTCCGATTAATATATGAGCCATGGACTTTAAAATCGGATTCTATtctaaattgtaaaataatcgTACCTTATTTACAGATTTATAAGGtcatatttatataaaatattaaaggttttatattatgtacttactccCTACCGAATATCATCAGACCCCGATAATATCTTACCTATCCAtcaaattgtaaataaaatatttaaataaatgtcacaaatgcaataaaaatcacttaaaaaaactaaattaacgaTTAAGATTGCGTAAATTGTAATAATGCTAGGTTTACCGCACTAGTGACTTTTGTGGTCAGGTATTATATTGTGATGGAGACAAAGTTGTCACTTTTGGGGTATAACTAGTTTTACACATAATGTTATAATTCTGTGTTTGTATAGCAAagaattaagtaaatattatttaataaacaccTATTACACCTTACTTGTCATTTGTCTTTTTCTAGCAAATGTTCTCTtccctatacttacctattacctatGTCCACTATTGATCACAtctcttaatattatgtatggtatttttattaaatgtaattttttttctacttgTAAATAATTAGAATCTAAACACCTTGaaatatatgtaaaatatttggaaaattaaataaagattttcgTAGAAACTGTCTTTCTTTTACCTACACCTAACATAGCCACAGAAAGTTAAAGCCTtggggccggcgcacatatggcggagcgcggcggagcgcagcgcagagcatgcccgcgaagttttctaaccgcgtgacacattacgcgaatttctaccagagcatgcgcgagcacgcgcgggactgcgcgcggatgcgcgggtatccgcacggatgcacaattgattttcgatattatttcaatgaggacaatgtcgataatactttgactgtgaaaaatgctctgcgctgcgctccgccattatgtgcgccggcccttaaatATATGAATATTTGCAATGGGCAAAATGTTGACCTGACataataaaggaataaaaattaaatattaattgatttcatttataaaatatttatttcatcaacTAACATAGTATCAGGCATTCAAAATTCCacagaataaaaagtaattcCACAGAATAAATAGTATTACAAGTCTAGAACTGGTaacatgtacctacataattttaatatacttagttcTTAATTATTTGAAGCCAAAAAGCAAGGCATCCTTAAAtgtatattatactaaaataGTATACTTAATGTACCTATATGTTTTACAGCAGTTACCTAAATTCTTTAGAcgttatcattatttttactttttgatGGTCACCCTACTCAGTACATGTAATTCTATAATCCTATTAAATAACTTTGATTTTTACTCATAACTGTTTGCTTTGCTAGAAGAAATGTAATATAAAACTATGATATATCACAAATTATTACAAGCTACATATGATTGAAAGTTAaactttctataatattatttgtacatTGCTAAAAGATTATGATTAAAATTTACATAGGACTTCTAACTTgtgtacatatttattattaccaAAGAATATTGAGAGAGTTAGGAAAGAGAGATACTGTTTAATTTTTGGACTAGCTTGGTCTGGAACTTcatttgcatggatttaggtttttttagttGAAAGATAAGCTTGCGCTAGACGAAAATCATGCTTAATAAAGGACTATTCTAGCAATAATATCTAGGTTGGagtgtgcttgcctagaagatgcctattcactattaCCTTGAAGGTATTTAGTTTGTTGGGCCAGAAACACAGAAGCTGGCTTTTTAAAATATACTGTTATAGCAATAGCAACTCTCTTATTAAAACATTTAGTAGGATCATTGAAGATTCAAACTATCTATATGTGCTTTTTACAGAGACAGCTTATGTATTAAACAATTGAGTAATTATCAGCAGAATAAATTATGCAGAGATTCTATTTCAATCATACACAAGCtaataaattttagttttacaagcacactataattaattatgattataacacactttcataattatgtaaaacatatttatagtaattattacAGTACTTAACTAAGTACAAACTTATGACTCTTCCCAAAGATATTTATTAATACTGAAAGCCCTCTGACATCTGTTTTCAGTCTACTGCAAGTGATTGTACCCTCAATAATATCCCCCTTCTTAACCTCTTTACAATCTCTGAAAAAGAATAATGTTTGCTTCCAATGTGTAGGTGTTTCATGTGGACCAGTTGAAAATGAAACAGTTTGAGGAAGCTCAAAGAATGTATCAAAATAACCAACTAAAGACGTCACAAATCCATCACATATGATAGGTAATTTGAATTCTGATGTAAAGTTTATTATGTCTGTATTACAAGTGTACAAATCAATATCTTTGACAATACAAGGCTCTGATATTATGTGTTGAGATGGTACAATGTCTATACTTGCTTCTCTAACCACCTCGGATTTCATACAATTCATTTTATATCCGTACACATCAGACCAGAACTCTATTAACTTCTTATGTGTGTCTACATCCCCATTTGCCACCAGGCTTATATTACATCTGTTTGGCAGTAACAGTCCTCTGGGATTTAAGCAATGATCCCTGGCATATATTACACTGTCTAACATCCCTTCAAAAAGTAGGAAGTAGCCCATCCATTCTGACACAACTATATCAACTTTTTCATCCAACTTAGTATTTTCAAGCCTGCCTTTTACtgttttaataacattttctaGTTTGTTCTCCCTAATGATGTCCATAGCATGGTATATTACTTCGGATTGATCCAACGCATACACTTTTTTAGCTCCCGCTGTTGCTGCAAACATGGATAGTATTCCTGTACCACATCCTAAATCAAGTACAATTTTATCTTGAATACTGTTTTGGTTGTTTAAAATTGCATCCTTATAGCTTTGTGTGCGAACTTTGTCAGATAACATGTCATAATGAATACCAAAATGTGCATAGCTACTGAAATAGCCTTCGTCACTTTCTAAAGGAACTTTTGATACACAATCTACAATTAATGTACTATCACCTATGTCATTTGCTGATCCCCCATCAACAATAGATTTCATTGATACCTGCATTTTACTCATATCTTCCTTAGCCATCTGAAGGTGAGTTTGACTTTCCTTTAACTGCTCAGTCAACATTTGTATTGTCCTCTGCAGTTCAATGAAATGTGCTTGAGATAGTGTTACTAGACCATTTTCAACGTTTGCATGATAAGTTTTCGGAGAACTTTGCTTCTCTGTCAAGGAATCGAAATCAAACATTAACCACTCATCGTTTCCTACAGGCTTCAAGTACTTTTCGTCGTCCCAAACCGACTTATCAACACTCATGATATCCTCTGCAGTTGACTTATGGGTTTTGATGTAATTTATCAACTTTATGTAAGAATAACAGTCCATATTGAACTTGATTTTAAGGGTGCTTAAGTTAAATCCATGTACCTTTTCACAATGCACCACAGTTTCGTCGATATTCGGAAAAACGTTTGAGCAAAATAAGCATGTCACTGGCGCATCGTTCGTCTCCATTTCTTGCCACTCGTCCTCTTGGTATTGCTCGTCGTCGGAACTGAGATCCGGTACGTCAGACATTCTGTTTTCAATACTTTATCACGTTTAAATTCAGTTAATAATACGACTTTCACAGTCACTTATTGTCGATTTTTTAAGTTTCAAAACCATGTGGTAAATATTGTCAACATTAATGACGTCACTTTGACAAGTGAAATGTGAAGCGTGAAATGCAGTGTttccattattttattacaaattaaGTGAACGAATGACTGAATGATaaggattatttaaaaattaaaatcaagtgAAATTAATGCGAATTGTCCATTTTCATTCTCTTTTTTAATCGTTATTTATGTTGCAATTGCTAAGGAGATAACCTATAAAATGGTTCTAAATTGTATCAAaaaccttttttaattttaaatgttgCTAGCTCAAAAAAACAGCAAGTACAGTTTGCTCACACTACCGCTTGGCGCTAAATTTGTTTTCCGGTTGCCTTGGTTACAACTTTCAAACACTGCGAAGGTAAAAAATTGTGAATcaaaatgaaattgaaaatatctttttttaaagaaccaAAACATGTTGGAGTTGTTTCTTGTGTTAGCTGGAATAACACCGAAGATGTATTTTCATGCGGGTATGGGGTAACTATGGCTtacacttaaataaatatttatttcaaattgcTTTCTTTTACAATATTCTTTATGCTTTTGCAGAGATGATCATAAGCTCCTTAAATGGAACCTTGTAAATGGTGAATGTCTTACCGTAGCCACGTTACCGGAAGATTTTTATCCTACATGTATGcatttatttccaaaaataaaCGTTGGAGGAAACAAGCACCAGCAAGATGTTATTTTAATTGCATGTGCCGATGGCAAGTAAGAAAGAACAAaccttatttaaatattaatacagtacgatcaaaaatattattacaaaaaaaaaaaaactccagaTAGTCAAAGCATGCGTATCTTAAAAAGTGAAGAAAAATTCGTATGCATACGCATACTGGCGCAGAATTTCAATTATAGCTGGCGCCACCACCGGGTGTGTTTTTTAAACACCTTAGGGGAAAACGACACCCATGAGCGTGCATTGAAATAAGAAGGCCCTGTACGAGTCTATGTATTAGTTATTGATTAGAATGATTAACTTTTGAGATggatcatattttattataggtTTCATATTGTAAATAACAATGG from Maniola jurtina chromosome 1, ilManJurt1.1, whole genome shotgun sequence carries:
- the LOC123866087 gene encoding protein arginine N-methyltransferase 1, with product MSDVPDLSSDDEQYQEDEWQEMETNDAPVTCLFCSNVFPNIDETVVHCEKVHGFNLSTLKIKFNMDCYSYIKLINYIKTHKSTAEDIMSVDKSVWDDEKYLKPVGNDEWLMFDFDSLTEKQSSPKTYHANVENGLVTLSQAHFIELQRTIQMLTEQLKESQTHLQMAKEDMSKMQVSMKSIVDGGSANDIGDSTLIVDCVSKVPLESDEGYFSSYAHFGIHYDMLSDKVRTQSYKDAILNNQNSIQDKIVLDLGCGTGILSMFAATAGAKKVYALDQSEVIYHAMDIIRENKLENVIKTVKGRLENTKLDEKVDIVVSEWMGYFLLFEGMLDSVIYARDHCLNPRGLLLPNRCNISLVANGDVDTHKKLIEFWSDVYGYKMNCMKSEVVREASIDIVPSQHIISEPCIVKDIDLYTCNTDIINFTSEFKLPIICDGFVTSLVGYFDTFFELPQTVSFSTGPHETPTHWKQTLFFFRDCKEVKKGDIIEGTITCSRLKTDVRGLSVLINIFGKSHKFVLS